One region of SAR324 cluster bacterium genomic DNA includes:
- a CDS encoding valine--tRNA ligase: MKNPIDKAYDPQSFEKNIYEKWENNGTFQANANSDKKPFVISMPPPNATGQLHVGHAVMLALEDILTRWHRMLGDEALWLPGTDHAAIATENVVLQKIKDEEHIADPRKTLGREEVLNRIMKYVENSRGTIRNQIRAMGASCDWSRERYTMDPQLNRCVNDTFKKMYDNGLIYRGYRIVNWDSILQTTISDDEIEHQEVQSTLYYMKYGPFEVATSRPETKLGDTGIAVHPDDERYRDYVGKMVEVTWPKGQKINVKVFADPQVDPTFGSGVIGVTPAHSQVDYEMSQRHGLEVLQIIGEDGKMLPVVGCYQGMTVRACRDAFVQDLEESGLMVKKESYQQALSICYRTKQPIEPLPKEQWFIDVNKPVVSWKGKQLSLKEVLIDVVRSNDVKIVPDRFNATYFHWVENLRDWCISRQIWWGHRVPVWYRGKDLYVGLQPPAEDGWTQDPDTLDTWFSSALWTWSTLIDPELAGDFSISFEELLKRSPDFQKFHSTQVMETGYDILFFWVARMILMTTYMTGQIPFETVYLHGMVRTRDGKKMSKSRPETCIDPLESIRDYGTDALRFSLIMGTGPGMDLRLYPEKLESCRRFVNKIWNAGRYILMTIGDNTPMTPPAQVNNLMAQWLLHRLNGLIASVQSSMESFRISDVGETIRNFFWGDFCDWYLEMDKKPERTPEDDQVLAYAFTTMLKLIHPYMPFVTEVLWEHFQPESMLITSYWPGIRPEHHYPESDAKISVVKEAITQIRALRDKAKIGLNQKINARIESEKHFIVFEEHRELIKRLARLEQLELVRQQPETAKDTLSSYFEESVAHIDASAIDWRQEIESLQRNLKKEEDFVSKNQKKLENEGFLQKAPAQVVEELREKVETSQRTIDALKQQIQELEGLSN, encoded by the coding sequence ATGAAAAATCCGATTGATAAAGCTTATGATCCTCAGTCTTTTGAAAAAAACATTTATGAAAAATGGGAAAACAACGGGACTTTTCAGGCCAACGCCAATTCCGACAAGAAACCGTTTGTAATTTCAATGCCTCCTCCCAACGCAACCGGGCAACTCCATGTCGGCCATGCTGTCATGCTGGCTCTCGAAGATATTTTAACACGCTGGCACAGAATGCTGGGCGATGAAGCGCTTTGGCTGCCTGGCACCGACCATGCCGCAATCGCAACAGAAAACGTAGTCCTCCAAAAAATCAAGGATGAAGAGCATATCGCTGATCCTAGAAAAACTTTAGGACGAGAAGAAGTCCTGAACCGAATCATGAAATATGTGGAAAACTCACGGGGAACGATTCGCAACCAGATTCGTGCCATGGGAGCCAGTTGTGACTGGTCTCGAGAGCGTTACACCATGGACCCTCAGCTCAATCGGTGTGTGAATGACACTTTCAAAAAAATGTATGACAATGGCTTGATTTATCGGGGATATCGGATTGTCAATTGGGATTCCATTCTACAGACTACCATTTCTGATGATGAAATCGAGCATCAGGAAGTGCAGTCCACCTTGTATTACATGAAATACGGTCCGTTTGAAGTAGCAACAAGCCGCCCGGAAACCAAACTTGGTGATACCGGGATAGCGGTTCATCCTGACGATGAGCGTTATCGGGATTATGTGGGTAAAATGGTAGAAGTGACATGGCCCAAAGGACAAAAAATTAACGTCAAGGTTTTTGCGGATCCTCAGGTGGACCCCACATTTGGTTCTGGTGTGATCGGTGTAACACCGGCCCATAGTCAGGTGGATTATGAAATGTCTCAGCGGCATGGTCTGGAAGTGCTACAGATCATTGGAGAAGATGGAAAGATGCTCCCTGTGGTTGGTTGCTATCAAGGCATGACGGTTCGGGCTTGTCGTGACGCTTTTGTTCAGGATCTGGAAGAAAGTGGTTTGATGGTAAAGAAAGAATCCTATCAACAGGCTCTTTCCATTTGCTACAGGACCAAACAACCCATTGAACCGTTGCCCAAAGAACAGTGGTTTATTGATGTGAACAAGCCGGTTGTTTCCTGGAAAGGTAAGCAACTCAGTTTGAAAGAAGTGCTGATTGATGTTGTCCGTTCCAATGATGTTAAAATTGTGCCGGATCGATTCAACGCGACTTATTTTCATTGGGTTGAAAATTTGAGAGACTGGTGCATTTCCCGTCAAATCTGGTGGGGCCATCGAGTACCTGTCTGGTATCGCGGCAAGGACTTGTATGTTGGTCTCCAACCTCCCGCGGAAGATGGATGGACACAGGATCCTGATACGTTGGATACGTGGTTTTCATCGGCGTTGTGGACCTGGAGCACCCTGATTGATCCTGAACTGGCGGGTGATTTTTCAATTTCGTTTGAAGAGTTGCTGAAGCGCAGTCCGGATTTTCAAAAATTTCATTCCACACAGGTGATGGAAACAGGTTATGATATCCTGTTTTTCTGGGTCGCACGCATGATTCTGATGACAACCTACATGACCGGGCAAATTCCCTTTGAAACGGTTTATCTGCATGGAATGGTCAGAACCAGGGATGGGAAAAAAATGTCCAAATCCCGGCCTGAAACCTGTATTGATCCCTTGGAAAGTATCCGCGACTATGGCACCGATGCCCTGCGTTTTTCACTGATCATGGGCACTGGCCCCGGAATGGATTTGCGTCTTTATCCTGAAAAACTCGAAAGCTGCCGCAGATTTGTGAATAAAATCTGGAATGCGGGACGTTATATTTTGATGACCATTGGTGACAACACGCCCATGACTCCGCCCGCACAGGTCAATAATCTGATGGCACAATGGCTGTTGCATCGTCTGAATGGTCTGATCGCGTCTGTTCAAAGCAGTATGGAAAGCTTTCGTATTTCTGATGTCGGCGAAACAATCCGGAATTTTTTCTGGGGTGATTTTTGTGACTGGTATCTGGAAATGGATAAAAAACCTGAACGAACTCCTGAAGATGATCAGGTTCTGGCATATGCCTTCACCACGATGCTGAAACTGATTCATCCTTACATGCCGTTTGTGACAGAGGTTCTATGGGAGCATTTTCAGCCTGAATCCATGCTGATCACCAGTTACTGGCCGGGAATCCGTCCTGAGCATCATTATCCTGAAAGTGACGCTAAAATATCTGTGGTCAAGGAAGCCATCACCCAGATCAGAGCGTTACGAGACAAGGCAAAAATCGGACTGAATCAGAAAATCAACGCTCGAATTGAGTCTGAAAAACATTTTATTGTTTTTGAGGAACACCGGGAATTGATCAAGCGTCTGGCACGGCTTGAACAACTGGAACTGGTTCGTCAACAGCCTGAAACCGCCAAAGACACGCTGAGCTCCTACTTTGAAGAAAGCGTGGCGCACATTGACGCGTCAGCGATTGACTGGCGTCAGGAAATT